In Nitrospirota bacterium, the following are encoded in one genomic region:
- a CDS encoding Ppx/GppA family phosphatase: MILAGIDIGTNTIRLLITEYYGEGKYRTIESDRHIARLGEGISSAGILKDEAVDRVISVLKGYAGKCSDLHVESINAVATSAVREADNGREFISRVKVETGIDVNVISGEEEARLTMLGVSSAIEISGHDVLMMDIGGGSTEFILVSKGNIVFRKSTNIGVVRFSERYIKSDPPLTKEIKLLEIAIVDHLEKEVSFIGLKDSGRSLASIEFIGTAGTVTSLAAIEQKMRVYDPEKINGYRISKGGIKNILNLLAGMTNEERINLPGVEEGREDLIVAGALVTYKVMEWFGFDEMTVSDSGLREGLVADLYNHLSVK, encoded by the coding sequence GTGATACTCGCTGGCATAGACATTGGTACAAATACCATACGGTTGCTGATTACTGAATATTATGGTGAAGGCAAATACAGGACAATAGAATCAGACCGCCATATAGCAAGGCTTGGTGAGGGTATATCATCTGCCGGAATACTTAAAGATGAGGCAGTGGATAGGGTTATCAGTGTACTTAAAGGATACGCCGGCAAATGCAGTGATTTGCACGTTGAAAGTATTAATGCCGTTGCCACCAGCGCTGTTCGTGAGGCTGACAATGGAAGAGAATTTATCAGCAGGGTTAAAGTTGAGACAGGGATTGATGTTAATGTCATTTCCGGAGAGGAAGAGGCAAGACTGACAATGCTTGGTGTTTCGTCTGCGATAGAAATATCAGGACATGATGTTTTGATGATGGATATCGGGGGAGGCAGTACCGAGTTTATATTGGTTTCAAAAGGGAATATAGTGTTCAGGAAGAGTACAAATATTGGTGTTGTCAGGTTCAGTGAGCGGTATATTAAATCCGATCCCCCTCTGACGAAAGAAATCAAATTGCTTGAAATTGCAATTGTTGACCATCTTGAGAAAGAGGTTAGTTTCATTGGTTTAAAAGATAGCGGCAGGAGCCTGGCAAGTATCGAGTTTATAGGTACCGCCGGCACTGTGACAAGCCTTGCTGCCATAGAGCAGAAGATGCGGGTATACGATCCAGAGAAGATTAACGGCTATAGGATCAGCAAAGGTGGAATTAAAAATATCCTGAATCTTCTCGCAGGAATGACCAACGAAGAGAGGATCAATCTCCCAGGAGTTGAGGAAGGACGAGAGGACCTGATTGTCGCAGGTGCGTTGGTCACATATAAGGTTATGGAATGGTTTGGATTTGATGAGATGACGGTTAGTGATTCCGGATTGCGGGAGGGATTGGTGGCAGACTTATATAACCACCTGAGTGTTAAATAG
- a CDS encoding CBS domain-containing protein, translated as MEIITSHSNTDFDALAAMIAARKLYPEAKMIFPGTQEINVRNFISENQIEFINMKEIQHDEVTRLIIVDNKNAGRLTHVSELLNIPNISVHIYDHHPFSPGDLRGEVEVIEAVGAATTLLVEILRDKEIEITPFEATLFAIAIYEETGSFTFQSTTQRDILAAAFLLSCGLNLRTLSRYMVHEMDAEQIALLDELIHNAKTIYIDGVKVVIAKGTTDKYVSELSTITHRVQDMENLDVLFVIVRMEDKIQLVARGRLSEIDLGAIARYFGGGGHATAASASIKDLTTIQVEEKILELLRETIKPFKTARDIMTTPVKTISNDLTIKEAGDLMTRYSVNVLPVIEGDSLIGLIYREIIHKAIFHKFGEVPVTDFMSTEFEKVTGDTPFREIESSMIEHNQRFMPVVEGDRVIGAITRTDILRALHEDISRPWLSSTLGISSKAHERNLRVLLKERLPANIEKLLMSIGEAADSSGVHAYAVGGFVRDLLFGYKNYDIDIVIEGNGIEFAEKFAADAGARVKCHQKFGTAVIIFPDGFKIDVATARTEYYEYPTALPKVEVSSLKKDLYRRDFTINTLAIKLNGPDFGFLIDYFGGQRDIKERTIRVLHNLSFIEDPTRIYRAIRFEQRFGLRIARHTQSLIKSTAKIDLFHRLSGKRLFAEIVLLLSEDDPAKSLSRLSEFDLLRFIHPSLQWDDRSVTIFESINDALAWYRLLFLDKKYDSWKVCFFGFIDQLSCKATEETCLRLEIRERLLDEILSVKKDTPDLTQKLLNINDPSNSMIYELLNNHSQEQLLYLMARTEKDDVKKFISIYLDHLQDVKLFITGKDIVRLGVKPGPVYTKALNQTLSAKLDGIVKTRDEELEFLKGIIIKDTLQNSPCV; from the coding sequence ATGGAGATTATAACTTCACATAGTAATACCGACTTTGATGCGCTTGCAGCCATGATTGCTGCAAGGAAACTGTATCCGGAGGCAAAGATGATCTTCCCGGGTACACAGGAGATCAATGTAAGGAATTTTATTTCAGAGAACCAGATCGAATTCATCAATATGAAAGAGATTCAGCATGATGAGGTAACCCGGCTCATTATTGTTGACAACAAAAATGCGGGACGTCTGACTCACGTATCAGAATTACTGAATATCCCGAATATAAGCGTTCACATTTATGACCACCACCCCTTCTCTCCTGGAGATTTGCGGGGAGAGGTTGAGGTAATTGAAGCGGTTGGCGCAGCGACGACGCTTCTTGTCGAGATATTAAGAGATAAAGAGATTGAAATAACCCCATTTGAGGCTACACTCTTTGCCATCGCAATATATGAAGAGACCGGCTCATTCACATTCCAGTCAACGACACAGCGAGACATCCTGGCTGCTGCATTTCTACTTTCATGCGGGCTTAATCTGAGGACATTATCACGATATATGGTACACGAAATGGATGCAGAGCAGATAGCCCTGCTGGACGAACTCATTCATAACGCAAAGACTATATATATTGACGGCGTCAAGGTAGTTATTGCAAAAGGAACAACTGATAAATATGTCTCGGAACTCTCGACCATTACACACAGAGTTCAGGATATGGAAAACCTTGACGTACTCTTTGTAATCGTAAGAATGGAAGATAAGATTCAGCTTGTAGCCAGAGGCAGACTTTCTGAAATTGACCTGGGTGCAATCGCAAGATATTTCGGCGGCGGAGGTCATGCCACTGCAGCCTCCGCAAGCATTAAGGATCTCACAACGATACAGGTAGAGGAAAAGATTTTAGAGCTCCTCAGAGAGACGATAAAACCGTTTAAAACCGCAAGGGATATAATGACAACCCCTGTTAAGACTATCAGTAATGACCTGACTATAAAAGAGGCAGGTGATCTTATGACCCGCTACAGCGTTAATGTGCTGCCCGTCATTGAGGGAGACAGTTTGATTGGCCTGATCTATCGGGAGATTATTCATAAGGCAATATTTCACAAGTTTGGAGAGGTACCGGTAACTGACTTCATGTCGACGGAGTTTGAAAAGGTCACGGGTGACACACCGTTCAGGGAGATAGAATCAAGCATGATTGAACATAATCAGCGGTTTATGCCGGTCGTTGAGGGTGACAGGGTAATAGGAGCGATTACCCGCACTGATATATTACGGGCGCTGCATGAGGATATATCAAGACCGTGGCTTTCATCCACTTTGGGTATAAGCAGTAAGGCTCATGAAAGAAATCTGAGAGTATTGCTTAAGGAACGGCTTCCGGCGAATATAGAAAAACTTCTCATGAGCATTGGAGAGGCCGCTGATTCATCCGGAGTTCATGCCTATGCCGTGGGTGGATTTGTAAGGGACCTCCTTTTTGGTTATAAAAACTATGACATTGACATAGTAATTGAGGGAAACGGTATAGAGTTTGCAGAAAAGTTCGCAGCAGATGCAGGCGCAAGGGTAAAGTGCCACCAGAAATTCGGCACAGCAGTAATCATTTTTCCGGATGGGTTCAAAATAGATGTTGCGACTGCACGGACAGAATATTATGAATATCCGACGGCTCTGCCAAAGGTTGAAGTATCCTCCTTAAAAAAAGACCTGTACAGAAGGGACTTTACGATCAACACACTCGCAATAAAACTGAACGGGCCGGACTTCGGATTCCTTATAGATTATTTTGGAGGACAGAGGGATATAAAGGAGAGGACCATACGGGTGTTGCACAACCTTAGCTTTATTGAAGACCCCACACGTATATACAGGGCTATCAGATTTGAACAAAGATTCGGGCTCAGGATAGCGCGGCACACACAAAGCCTTATAAAAAGCACTGCAAAGATAGACCTTTTCCACAGACTCTCTGGAAAGAGGTTATTTGCAGAAATTGTCCTGCTTCTGAGCGAAGATGACCCGGCAAAATCTCTTTCACGGCTCTCAGAGTTTGACCTCCTGAGGTTCATCCATCCTTCTCTTCAATGGGATGACAGATCAGTGACTATTTTTGAATCCATTAATGATGCCCTTGCATGGTACAGACTTCTTTTTCTTGATAAGAAATATGATTCATGGAAAGTTTGCTTTTTCGGTTTTATTGACCAGCTGTCCTGCAAAGCAACAGAAGAAACATGCCTTCGGTTGGAAATCAGGGAGAGGCTTCTTGACGAAATACTATCTGTAAAAAAAGATACTCCTGATTTAACTCAAAAGCTCCTTAATATTAATGATCCCTCAAACAGTATGATATATGAGCTTCTGAATAATCATTCTCAGGAACAGCTATTATACTTAATGGCCAGGACTGAAAAGGACGATGTAAAGAAATTTATCTCCATCTACCTGGATCATCTGCAGGATGTAAAACTCTTTATCACTGGTAAAGATATCGTACGACTTGGAGTTAAACCCGGCCCTGTATACACAAAGGCACTGAACCAGACTTTAAGTGCTAAACTCGATGGAATAGTTAAAACCCGAGATGAAGAACTGGAATTTCTTAAAGGCATTATAATTAAGGATACACTACAGAATAGCCCCTGTGTATAG
- the xerD gene encoding site-specific tyrosine recombinase XerD has product MNDNLNTLLSRFLSYIRIEKGLSANTIESYRRDLTRYLAYIDENNIHDARSVTLNILREFLAQILRNQTSVSSVKRCISSIRHFHKFLLMEGLTDTNPTTYIESPRGWRRLPNTLSLSEVDALLKQPDEKINEGIRDSAMIELLYATGLRVSELISLKQGNVNLEVGFIITVGKGGKERIVPAGEYALDKIRLYIKTARNQILKERQSPHLFVTSRGKGMTRQGFWKIIKKHSRLAGIDKAISPHTLRHSFATHLLDRGADLRSVQMMLGHSDISTTQIYTHINRERLKKIHAECHPRP; this is encoded by the coding sequence ATGAATGATAATCTTAATACCCTCCTTAGCCGTTTCCTCAGCTATATCAGGATAGAGAAAGGACTCTCTGCCAACACAATAGAATCATACAGAAGGGACCTGACAAGGTATCTGGCATATATTGATGAGAACAACATCCACGATGCACGTAGCGTCACCCTCAACATTCTGCGTGAATTTCTTGCCCAAATACTAAGAAATCAGACGTCAGTGTCATCTGTCAAACGTTGTATATCCTCCATACGTCATTTCCACAAATTTCTGCTCATGGAAGGACTTACTGACACAAACCCGACTACATACATAGAGTCACCCAGGGGTTGGCGGAGGCTTCCAAATACACTATCTCTTTCAGAAGTAGATGCGCTTCTGAAACAGCCTGATGAAAAGATCAATGAAGGTATCAGGGATTCAGCCATGATAGAATTATTATATGCCACAGGACTTCGGGTGTCAGAACTCATATCATTGAAACAGGGCAACGTTAACCTCGAAGTGGGATTTATAATCACTGTCGGCAAAGGGGGTAAGGAAAGGATAGTTCCTGCAGGCGAATATGCACTCGACAAGATCAGGCTTTATATTAAGACTGCAAGGAATCAGATCCTTAAAGAACGCCAGTCTCCACACCTGTTTGTAACATCCCGTGGTAAAGGTATGACCCGGCAGGGCTTCTGGAAGATTATAAAAAAACATTCCAGACTGGCAGGTATTGACAAGGCCATTTCACCACATACATTGAGACACTCTTTTGCAACCCACCTGCTCGATAGAGGCGCTGATCTGCGATCTGTTCAGATGATGCTTGGCCATTCTGATATTTCTACGACCCAGATCTATACTCACATAAACCGCGAGAGGCTGAAAAAGATACATGCAGAGTGCCATCCAAGACCTTAA
- the miaB gene encoding tRNA (N6-isopentenyl adenosine(37)-C2)-methylthiotransferase MiaB, with the protein MSKQLFIKTFGCQMNEHDTEKIAGVLSGMGYSLTDSPDKADMVILNTCSVREKAEFKCYSDLGRINELKKSNPDLIIGVGGCVAQQEGANIVRKAPYVDLVFGTDNIADIPGLLEKRGMTSGDRVSTARRRNKYLNNAAESADLSFNRSNPVKAWVGIVDGCDKFCSFCVVPFTRGRERSRQPADICNEVRGLAANGFKEVTLLGQNVDSYGKDLGGSSNLADLMKMISDIEGIERIRFVTSHPADFDDNLINAISSLPKVCENVHLPVQSGSDAVLERMKRNYTLSGYREKIRRLRDAVPGVSVTTDIITGFPGETDHDFNLTMDLLNEIIFDAAFAFQYSRRPFSPARLYEDQIPFAVGRERLNKVIELQNRITLIKNQDCIGSEFDILIEGESKKDKGKLSGRTLTNKLVHLSRNPGIKTGDIVRVKIMSASLSALTGIII; encoded by the coding sequence ATGTCAAAGCAACTTTTTATCAAGACATTCGGCTGTCAGATGAACGAACATGACACGGAAAAGATCGCCGGTGTCCTGTCTGGAATGGGCTATTCACTTACCGATTCTCCTGACAAGGCGGATATGGTTATACTCAATACATGCAGTGTTCGTGAGAAGGCGGAGTTTAAGTGTTACAGTGACCTTGGAAGGATCAATGAACTGAAGAAATCCAACCCTGATCTGATCATCGGGGTAGGCGGGTGTGTAGCACAGCAGGAGGGGGCTAATATAGTAAGGAAGGCCCCTTATGTAGACTTAGTCTTTGGAACAGACAATATTGCAGATATCCCTGGACTACTTGAGAAGAGGGGCATGACATCGGGAGACAGAGTATCAACCGCCCGTCGCAGGAATAAATATTTAAATAATGCTGCTGAGTCTGCTGATCTTTCTTTTAATCGGTCAAATCCGGTAAAGGCATGGGTAGGGATTGTTGACGGCTGTGATAAGTTTTGTTCATTTTGTGTGGTTCCGTTCACCCGTGGAAGGGAGAGGAGCAGGCAGCCTGCTGATATTTGCAATGAGGTGAGAGGGCTTGCTGCAAATGGCTTTAAAGAGGTGACATTATTGGGACAGAATGTTGATTCTTACGGTAAGGATCTGGGCGGCAGCTCGAACCTTGCTGACCTTATGAAGATGATAAGTGATATCGAGGGGATAGAAAGGATCAGGTTTGTAACATCACACCCTGCAGACTTTGACGACAATCTTATTAATGCCATTTCATCATTACCAAAGGTTTGCGAGAACGTTCACCTGCCTGTTCAATCAGGCTCTGATGCAGTCCTCGAAAGGATGAAAAGGAATTATACCTTAAGCGGATACAGGGAAAAGATAAGGAGACTCAGGGATGCTGTCCCGGGCGTCTCTGTTACAACTGATATTATAACTGGCTTTCCCGGAGAGACAGATCATGACTTCAATCTTACAATGGACTTGTTAAATGAGATTATTTTTGACGCCGCATTTGCATTTCAATATTCCAGGCGACCTTTTTCACCAGCCCGTCTGTATGAGGACCAGATACCTTTTGCAGTAGGACGGGAGAGGCTCAATAAGGTAATAGAACTCCAGAACCGCATAACTTTGATAAAAAACCAGGATTGCATCGGCAGTGAGTTTGATATACTTATCGAAGGGGAGAGCAAAAAGGACAAAGGAAAGTTGTCAGGACGCACCCTCACCAACAAACTTGTGCATCTGTCCAGGAATCCCGGAATTAAGACAGGAGACATCGTGAGAGTGAAGATAATGTCAGCTTCACTTTCTGCATTGACAGGGATAATTATCTGA
- the vanZ gene encoding VanZ family protein: MKRFIIFWGPVFLFAMFIFIMSSLSFPAGSDPFPHFDKFAHFLVYGAFALLIFRGFARTTGSNNFLLIAILTVTVTVAYGVSDEIHQSFVPARDSDVNDVAADCVGAMAAMTALYLFRRVSLSLNKRGWGGRS, translated from the coding sequence ATGAAACGGTTTATAATATTTTGGGGACCTGTCTTTTTATTTGCAATGTTTATCTTTATAATGTCATCGCTATCATTTCCTGCGGGTAGTGATCCGTTCCCTCACTTCGACAAGTTTGCTCACTTTCTGGTCTATGGTGCATTCGCCTTATTAATATTCCGGGGTTTTGCCAGGACAACCGGAAGTAATAACTTTTTGCTGATCGCTATTCTTACCGTAACAGTAACGGTTGCATACGGTGTGAGTGATGAGATCCATCAGTCTTTTGTCCCGGCGAGGGATTCTGATGTCAATGATGTCGCTGCAGATTGCGTAGGAGCAATGGCAGCCATGACTGCTCTGTATCTATTCAGGAGAGTCTCCCTGTCTTTAAACAAGAGGGGATGGGGGGGGAGGAGCTGA